A genomic region of Plasmodium malariae genome assembly, chromosome: 14 contains the following coding sequences:
- the PmUG01_14069100 gene encoding conserved Plasmodium protein, unknown function, whose protein sequence is MRKIYFFHFKRSCTRSSFMKQAPSSGMSRGNSNSTQSYSGGVMQQQQKSGGFLSNVMGTVASGMASGVGFGVAQRAVDSLLGPRQVEVSHGNNNAQLNQAAALNSERNNEMKCRTFKDELNQCLMRHSDISMCQNYADSLKSCQQSM, encoded by the exons atgagaaaaatatatttctttcatttcAAACGCTCAT gTACGAGGTCCTCTTTTATGAAGCAAGCTCCTTCAAGTGGAATGAGTAGAggtaatagtaacagtaCACAAAGCTATTCAGGAGGTGTAATGCAGCAACAACAAAAGTCAGGTGGTTTTTTGTCCAATGTAATGGGGACAGTTGCCAGTGGAATGGCATCAGGTGTAGGATTTGGAGTTGCACAAAGAGCCGTTGACTCACTTTTAGGTCCAAGACAAGTAGAAGTTTCACACGGAAATAACAACGCACAATTGAACCAAGCGGCTGCATTGAACAGCGAAAGGAACAATGAAATGAAGTGCAGGACGTTTAAAGATGAACTTAATCAA tGCTTAATGAGACATTCCGACATTAGCATGTGCCAAAACTACGCAGACTCGCTAAAGTCATGCCAGCAAAGCATGTAA
- the PmUG01_14068900 gene encoding CPW-WPC family protein, putative, with translation MPSKFIYLFLSSLTICFNCLNDSSFFFTYALNKGKNKASNFLNVSNDNIQYDDISSFSEELINAFSLRLKRVPELVLREKVAVQLAKAADNLNLPNPNEEVCEINYAELCPEGWSNFGDGESCLSPINYTGGCDKKVSFKNYTAINKYVFSIKCSISWPCINKCTQNYSEECPENWILINKNICKAPKNYKGKCIKEKMFSKFSESEKKIWAEKCDVNWPCYEKTYNLKVVCPIDWKIHPNNKSCIAPTSYIGPCKSIMYLHNLKDNEKLSLIKKCNIEWPIHEKKEVDLSSLCPIGWNITHVDNITCSAPSSYVGPCEKIISFENFSKEEKYEFSQKCDIHWPLLDQKLQNFNLPCPYNWNLLDEKNNICISPIEYQGPCENIFSFKNYNNDMKAAWASSCNTVFINDNMYNNLNNVRRETTMYTNKTNKIYGIKNSTYISNSNATQPSVNNGPIGYSGSVYEGLILNADDETVYLPSNSKMKYTNNTIHMNDIADWNDEQFILTDGKITDLLLLKESSNDESLRATIDATIKDLRARYSKYSPFSFLQMIRSGEITDDKHNINRGRGIANRGSRGSTENGGSIASSELRTFVNLAAEKGQKQIHSSSKRSKHDHEGNHKGVPSEEEGSKGSTKKDTKEDTYEDTDENIDKATDVDTDDNTVEAANNRNDVKNWYNNYKVENANLAYSGVCFEKNYMECPVGWTRINDKQCLASKSYAGRVRKCGSILNLGEVVKNMYDVAHDMSFVTADIEKRKKIEKDCNVQFPCIECERDYIRINCPLGWKEMNDGICEAPEDYPLYLKELCGNVVNFKYASANFKRKWSFLCKADWPCFSVCQKNYAHPCPLGYKLINERTDKYYKDHIYVCANENWKDYDQKSNLRQRNICHVIEVYNSIILKKEIEKKCKVIWPCLNICEENFYQSCPYNWLLKDNKCIAPYYYKPPKGCKNSLEIFTFNTFDKYLFSNKCFAPWPCKNSCQQDWTSPCPDGWTRLKAAEKKSKSKYNADNKYNEGSKHNDQGDDKIYDDQSEDKNYRGHSDDKNYRGHSDDKKYRGHSDDKKYRGHSDDKKYRGHSDDKKYRGHSDDKKYGHNDDKYDQSEDNKYKDHSDNNKYGHNDDKYDQSEDNKYKDHRDDNKYNDYHDDEKMNSSYFCKPPKTYKGACSEEYYNLADFTFSQKQDFSYRCSAKWPCGATLHHSENWQKENFYHDINFEKLKTIRFYDTFYSSQYSKYQTPFF, from the exons ATGCCCTCTAAATTCATATACCTCTTTTTATCTTCCCTAACTATTTGCTTCAACTGTTTGAAcgattcttcttttttttttacgtacgCTTTGaataagggaaaaaataaagcctcaaattttttaaatgtaagtAATGATAATATCCAATATGACGATATATCATCCTTCAGTGAGGAATTAATAAATGCGTTTTCTCTAAGGTTGAAGAGGGTCCCTGAATTAG TGCTTAGGGAAAAGGTGGCAGTCCAACTTGCAAAGGCGGCAGATAACCTAAATCTGCCAAACCCGAACGAAGAAGTTtgtgaaataaattatgctGAATTATGTCCAGAGGGATGGTCAAATTTTGGGGATGGAGAAAGTTGTTTAAGTCCCATTAATTATACAGGAGGATGTGATAAGAAGGtatcttttaaaaactaTACTgccataaataaatatgttttttctataaaatgTAGTATATCCTGGCcttgtataaataaatgtacacaAAATTACTCAGAAGAATGTCCAGAGAATtggatattaataaataaaaatatttgtaaagcaccgaaaaattataaaggaaaatgtataaaagaaaagatgttttctaaattttccgaaagtgaaaagaaaatatgggCAGAAAAATGTGATGTCAATTGGCCATGTTATGAAAAAacgtataatttaaaagtgGTATGTCCAATTGATTGGAAAATACAtcctaataataaaagttgtATAGCACCAACATCTTATATAGGTCCTTGTAAGAGtataatgtatttacataacttaaaagataatgaaaaattgtctttaataaaaaaatgtaatatcgAATGGCCAATTCatgaaaagaaagaagtTGACTTGAGTTCTTTATGTCCAATTGGTTGGAATATAACACATGTAGATAACATTACATGTAGTGCACCCTCTTCATATGTAGGTCCttgtgaaaaaataatatcatttgaaaattttagcAAAGAGGAGAAATATGAATTTTCCCAAAAGTGTGATATCCATTGGCCATTATTAGATCAAAAacttcaaaattttaatttacctTGTCCTTACAATTGGAACTTACTCGATGagaaaaacaatatatgtatatcacCCATTGAATACCAAGGTCCGTGTGAAAATATcttttcctttaaaaattacaataatgATATGAAAGCTGCTTGGGCATCATCTTGTAATACTGTATTTATCAATGacaatatgtataataaccTGAACAATGTAAGAAGAGAAACTACCATGTAcacaaataaaacaaataaaatatatggcATTAAGAACagcacatatatatctaattCCAATGCAACTCAACCCTCAGTTAATAATGGCCCTATAGGTTATAGTGGTTCTGTGTATGAAGGACTTATACTCAATGCTGATGATGAAACAGTGTATTTACCTAGTAACAGTAAGatgaaatatacaaataatactATCCACATGAACGATATTGCTGATTGGAATGATGAACAGTTTATATTAACCGATGGAAAAATTACTGATCTGTTGCTTTTAAAAGAATCTTCGAATGATGAAAGCCTCAGAGCAACTATTGATGCCACCATAAAAGATCTTAGAGCCAGGTATTCCAAGTATAGccctttttcctttcttcAAATGATTCGTTCGGGGGAAATCACAGATGACAAGCACAATATCAACAGAGGAAGAGGTATAGCAAATAGAGGTAGCAGAGGAAGTACAGAAAATGGAGGAAGCATAGCAAGCAGCGAACTGCGCACGTTTGTCAATTTAGCAGCAGAAAAAGGCCAAAAACAAATCCATTCATCTTCGAAAAGGAGCAAGCATGACCATGAAGGGAATCACAAAGGCGTACCCAGTGAAGAGGAGGGATCCAAGGGGTCTACAAAGAAGGATACAAAGGAGGATACATATGAGGATACGGACGAGAATATAGATAAGGCTACCGATGTGGATACAGATGATAACACGGTAGAAGCCGCTAACAACCGGAACGATGTGAAAAACTGGTACAACAACTACAAGGTAGAGAACGCCAATTTGGCTTACTCAGGAGTGTGTTTCGAGAAGAACTACATGGAATGCCCCGTTGGATGGACCAGGATAAACGATAAACAATGCTTGGCATCAAAAAGTTATGCAGGAAGAGTAAGGAAATGCGGATCAATATTGAACTTAGGGGAGGtggtaaaaaatatgtatgatGTAGCCCATGATATGTCCTTTGTTACAGCAGATAtagagaaaagaaaaaagattgAAAAAGATTGCAATGTTCAATTTCCTTGTATAGAATGTGAAAGAGATTATATTAGAATAAATTGTCCCCTAGGCTGGAAAGAAATGAATGATGGAATTTGTGAAGCTCCCGAAGATTATCCTCTTTACTTAAAAGAATTATGTGGCAATGtagtaaattttaaatatgcaagtgcaaattttaaaaggaaaTGGAGTTTTCTATGTAAAGCTGATTGGCCTTGTTTTTCTGTTTGCCAAAAGAATTATGCACATCCATGCCCTTTAGGGTATAAACTTATCAATGAACGTACAGACAAATATTATAAggatcatatatatgtatgtgctaATGAAAATTGGAAGGACTACGACCAAAAGAGTAACCTTAGACAGAGAAATATCTGTCATGTTATTGAAgtatataatagtattatattaaaaaaagaaatagaaaaaaaatgtaaagttATTTGGCCTTGCTTAAACATATgtgaagaaaatttttatcaatcTTGTCCTTATAATTGGCTcttaaaagataataaatgCATTGCtccttattattataaaccCCCCAAAGGATGTAAAAATTCCCTCGAGATATTCACGTTTAACACATTTGATAAATATCTCTTTTCTAATAAATGTTTTGCCCCTTGGCCATGCAAAAACTCTTGTCAGCAAGACTGGACTAGTCCTTGCCCGGACGGCTGGACGAGACTCAAAGCAGCGGAAAAGAAAAgcaaaagtaaatataatgcAGATAACAAATATAACGAAGGTAGCAAACATAATGACCAAGGTGATGACAAGATATATGATGACCAAAGTGAAGATAAGAACTATAGAGGTCATAGTGATGATAAGAACTATAGAGGTCATAGTGATGATAAGAAATATAGAGGTCATAGTGATGATAAGAAATATAGAGGTCATAGTGATGATAAGAAATATAGAGGTCATAGTGATGATAAGAAATATAGAGGTCATAGTGATGATAAGAAATATGGCCATAATGACGATAAGTATGATCAGAGCGAagacaataaatataaagatcatagtgataataataaatatggcCATAATGACGATAAGTATGATCAGAGTGaagataataaatataaagatcATAGGGAcgataataaatataatgattaccatgatgatgaaaaaatgaacagtAGCTACTTTTGCAAACCACCTAAGACGTACAAAGGGGCTTGCAGCGAAGAATACTACAACTTAGCTGACTTTACCTTTTCACAAAAACAAGATTTCTCTTATCGATGTAGTGCTAAGTGGCCATGTGGAGCTACTTTGCATCATTCAGAAAATTGGCAAAAGGAAAATTTCTATCATGATATTAATTTTGAGAAACTCAAAACGATTAGATTTTATGATACATTTTATTCGTCCCAATATTCCAAGTACCAAActccatttttttaa
- the TOC75 gene encoding protein TOC75, putative, with amino-acid sequence MLCTYLLVLTSFLLRAGCNGTKKKEYSGTLNKFNRTYYDKGLLIHKHKKINAKKILFLKSKKNKLKEMWKNFTKNYFYKYFNLSNRRNNRSNESSIEGWSKLSINNVFNNFTLKDNNEIINEAIINNSTLINEDAFADLLKKNNINIIRYRDINTIIKIINDYYTTTNHLFSNVLKYEVKKVKNKNMLVIYVNELILDENCIKINVYQVDKEKGEKQNLQRSSPGSTKKEVQKSGNKIDNKNSNKSGKGEKIVGHQNSQGNYYKNNSLNRDRSAGKNMNKTSDQKLYQNSDQNASQNCQQNSEQRDNKVLLERKSVINNDVLNYGLKRKDGKSNNKLKQFFEKKMNIKEKCIFMWDEKMYDLLIKSNLFSYVHVKLFFDKVSNKNILEIDLVENKKMIFIPSISKSFTSFLEFCINLTFAYLHSINYADKFRIKFFQNMNYKNNKHSYDFVFINDIVEMEKLKNNYPAYSICGFNINKVYKKEVSNSSLNHFMNIINCSGENNSLAENLQHDISETTEEASSLPFNLNYPLKEKDIYNYLNKNKIFIFFIKKVHDTIFELKMKFKKKMFHKFLYFLKSEEEKHSNNNNGKGIINDKIKKFFILKYINFFKKEKNYVLFNKLYNIYGSKLKLSSSLNAFSTNFFEKSNFSKTFYNIKNKIDLVVYFNTDKRFCVKEYDNMLSRKISEGPTTPNEHRNNEIFRSELLSFFKNVNKGRYCTLNKINNLYLNYSFYFNKNYKINISTFFIKLKNMLSKQNSNEEGVNKKCTNKLYSGEGSAYLAPVYLCKLALHDVHLLLNFELSFKKNLWNYKHRYYYDKSEQKKKEKKRYYYYNIMEVLNINRKNTHNNFTNFSEDIQRIKVYSNNSSLSTTSSTYDINNINLNDAQKEYLNKMKVALNYKLIFPILFHNYFLNLLNIKLYLFFNYNLFDDTPNDPNASSSVSFLSEQNRKATTYNFLKLNYLKNKKKNLSSSYGVGVLLSNVNVFLNFKLNTEKMVPTLILQLNQDSSKFKYLL; translated from the coding sequence ATGCTGTGCACGTACTTACTCGTACTTACAAGTTTCTTATTAAGAGCAGGATGCAACGGcacaaaaaagaaagaatacAGTGGTACCCTAAACAAATTTAATAGAACCTACTATGATAAAGGACTACtaatacataaacataaaaagataaacgcgaaaaaaattttgtttcttaaaagtaaaaaaaataaattgaaagAGATGtggaaaaattttacaaaaaattatttttataaatacttcAACTTAAGCAATAGACGTAATAATAGAAGTAATGAGAGTTCTATTGAAGGATGGAGTAAACTCTCTATAAACAAcgtttttaataatttcactttaaaagataataatgaaataattaatgaagctataataaataatagtacATTAATTAATGAAGACGCATTTGCTGACTTGctgaaaaagaataatataaatattataagatATAGAGAtattaatacaataataaaaattattaatgatTATTATACTACAACAAATCATCTCTTCTCTAacgttttaaaatatgaagttAAAAAGGttaagaacaaaaatatgctagttatatatgtaaacgaGTTGATACTAGATGAAAATtgcattaaaattaatgtgTATCAGGTGGACAAAGAAAAGggggaaaaacaaaatttgcAGCGCTCATCTCCAGGCTCCACTAAAAAGGAAGTGCAAAAAAGTGGAAATAAGATCGACAACAAAAATAGCAATAAAAGTGGTAAGGGGGAGAAGATAGTGGGTCATCAAAATAGCCAGGGAAATTActacaaaaataatagtcTAAATAGAGACAGAAGTGctggaaaaaatatgaacaaaactTCTGATCAAAAATTATACCAAAATTCTGACCAAAATGCTAGCCAAAATTGTCAACAAAATTCTGAACAGAGGGACAATAAAGTCCTGTTAGAACGAAAGAGCGTCATAAACAACGACGTTCTTAATTATGGCTTAAAAAGAAAGGACGGCAAATCAAACAATAAACTGAAACaatttttcgaaaaaaaaatgaacataaaagaaaagtgCATATTTATGTGGGatgaaaaaatgtatgatCTGTTAATAAAATCCAATTTGTTTAGTTATGTACAtgttaaattattctttgaCAAAGtgagtaataaaaatatattagaaatagACCTagttgaaaataaaaaaatgatttttatcCCAAGTATATCTAAAAGTTTCACTTCTTTTTTAGAGTTCTGCATTAATTTGACCTTTGCCTATCTTCATAGTATTAACTATGCTGACAAATtcagaataaaattttttcaaaatatgaattataaaaataataaacatagtTACGATTTTGTTTTCATAAATGACATAGtcgaaatggaaaaattaaaaaacaattatcCAGCATACTCTATCTGCGGatttaacataaataaagtCTACAAAAAAGAGGTAAGTAATTCTTCATTAAAccattttatgaatattattaactGTTCAGGTGAAAATAACAGCTTAGCAGAAAATTTGCAACATGATATTTCTGAAACAACAGAAGAGGCTTCTTCTCTCCCTTTTAATTTGAATTATCCTTTGAAGGAAAAAgatatttacaattatttaaataaaaataaaattttcattttttttattaaaaaagtacatGACACAATATTTGagttaaaaatgaaatttaaaaaaaaaatgtttcacaaatttttatattttttaaaatcagAAGAGGAAAAACACTCGAATAATAACAACGGAAAAGGTATAATCAAcgataagataaaaaaattttttattttaaaatatataaattttttcaaaaaagaaaagaattatgtattatttaacaAGTTATATAATATCTATGGATCTAAGTTGAAGTTGTCTAGTTCTTTAAATGCCTTTTCcacaaatttttttgaaaaatcgAACTTTTCGAAAacgttttataatataaaaaataagatagaCTTGgttgtttattttaacaCGGATAAAAGGTTTTGTGTAAAAGAATATGACAATATGTTGTCAAGAAAAATTAGCGAGGGCCCAACTACTCCCAATGAACATAggaataatgaaatttttcGTTCAGAAttattatccttttttaaaaatgttaataaggGAAGATATTGcacattaaataaaataaacaatttgtatttgaattattccttttattttaataaaaattataaaattaatatatccacattttttattaagctaaaaaatatgttgaGCAAACAAAATTCAAATGAAGAAGGGGTGaacaaaaaatgtacaaacaaattatatagtGGAGAGGGTTCCGCCTACCTTGCCCCCGTATATTTGTGTAAATTAGCATTGCATGATGTTcatcttttattaaattttgaattgtcatttaagaaaaatttatggAATTATAAGCACAGgtattattatgataagagtgaacaaaaaaaaaaagaaaaaaaaagatattactACTATAACATTATGGAAGTGCTTAatataaacagaaaaaacaCACACAACAATTTCACAAATTTCAGCGAAGATATTCAACGTATAAAAGTGTACAGCAACAACAGCTCACTGTCAACTACTAGCTCCACTTATGatataaacaatattaatttaaatgatgcacagaaagaatatttaaataaaatgaaagttGCGTTGAATtacaaattaatatttcctatattatttcacaattattttttaaatttactcAACATAAAATTGTAcctgttttttaattataatttatttgatgATACTCCAAACGATCCCAATGCTTCTTCTTCTGTCTCTTTCTTAAGCGAGCAAAACAGGAAGGCTACTACTTACAATTTCcttaaattaaattacttaaaaaataaaaaaaaaaatctcaGTTCTTCATATGGCGTAGGTGTTCTTTTGTCGAATGTGAacgtttttttaaattttaaactaAACACTGAAAAAATGGTACCTACCCTCATTTTGCAGTTAAACCAGGACAGCTCAAAATTCAAGTACTTGCTGTGA
- the SF3B3 gene encoding splicing factor 3B subunit 3, putative: MPVLYHLTLQKPTAITRTVYGNFSNPRAHEIIVAKGQVLELLRADKQGKLNLIVSKDIFGIIRCLQTFRLTGSNKDYIVIGSDSGRLVILEYSNDKNDFIRVHCETYGKSGIRRIIPGEYIAVDPKGRALMICAIERQKYVYILNRDNKENLTISSPLEAHKTHSICHDVVGVNVGFENPMFASIEQNYEHLDKQLSSSPNDLEYPKKGLCFWEMDLGLNHVIKKFTLPIHISAHLLIPIPGGQQGPSGIIVCCENYLVYKKLDHEDVFCSYPRRLEISQDKNISIVCWTMHRIKKFFFILAQSEYGDLYKIEMDHEDGIVKQIICKYFDTVPIANSICVLKSGSLFVAAEFGNHFFYQFSGIGDDNNEAMCTSNHPMGKNAIIAFKTQKLKNLFLVDQIYSLSPILDMKILDAKNSNSSQIYTLCGRGPRSSLRILQHGLSIEELADNELPGKPKYIWTVKKDNASEYDGYIVVSFEGNTLILEIGETVEEVYDSLLLTNVTTLHINILYDNSFIQVYDTGIRHIRGKVVQEWVSPKNKQIKAASSNNAQIVISLSGGELIYFEIDQSHTLTEIFRKNLNVEVLCLSMQQTSENRLRANFLAVGCLDNVVRVLSIEKDKYFKQLSTYILPNNSSPQDICISEMKELGNDKERNVLFLNIGLNTGVLLRSIVDPIAGTLSNHYSKYLGAKSVKICHVNVNKNPALLVLCEKTYLCYVHQGKYVYTPLNYDMLEYASSFYSEQCSDGYVAISGNSLRIFRFYRLGEVFSQNILHLTFTPRKIVPLPFPSLFYDHDTSIEIETKRDIRMLAVIEADHNSYDENTQKEIQRALKDIKLDVDDSNNNSGEPNVLSDSHSSMEKKGEVEGEEEVEGEVEVEGEIEVEVVDGKKKKKKNSINEGASEQCGENSDKEEDDDEEELLYDRIGTLKAGYGKWGSCIKIVNPINLEIVDKIALEMEEAALSVCACELEALHCLIVGTTSNMSLKNRTVQAASLRVYTYDINYKLNLLHITPIEDQPFSFCPFNGRLIASVGNKLRIYALGKKKLLKKCEYKDIPEAIVSIKVSGDRIFASDIRDSVLIFFYDSNQNTLRLISDDIIPRWITCSEILDHHTIMAADKFDSVFILRVPEEAKQEEYGISNKCWYGGEIMNGSNKNRRLEHIMSFHIGEIVTSLQKVRMSPTSSECIIYSTIMGTIGAFIPYDNKEELELTQHLEIILRTEMPPLCGREHIFFRSYYHPVQLNKLVCVYYVKLSQHVVDGDLCEQFSSLSYDVQKKVAADLERTPDDILRKLEDIRNKIL, encoded by the exons ATGCCCGTGTTGTATCATCTAACATTACAAAAACCAACTGCCATTACAAGAACGGTGTATGGGAATTTTTCTAATCCTAGAGCGCACGAAATAATAGTTGCTAAGGGTCAGGTGTTGGAATTACTAAGAGCAGATAAACaaggaaaattaaatttgATCGTTTCGAAGGATATATTTGGTATAATAAGATGCTTGCAAACATTTCGGTTAACTGGAAGTAATAAGGATTATATAGTTATAGGTAGCGATTCAGGTAGATTAGTTATATTAGAATAcagtaatgataaaaatgattttataaGAGTACACTGTGAAACATATGGTAAAAGTGGAATACGAAGGATAATACCAGGGGAATATATTGCAGTAGATCCTAAGGGAAGAGCATTAATGATATGTGCTATAGAAAGAcagaaatatgtatatattttaaatagagataataaagaaaatttaactATTAGTAGTCCATTAGAAGCACATAAAACTCATTCTATATGCCACGATGTAGTGGGTGTAAATGTAGGTTTTGAAAACCCAATGTTTGCATCTATTGAACAGAATTATGAACACTTAGATAAACAATTATCAAGTAGTCCTAACGATTTAGAATATCCTAAAAAAGGATTATGTTTTTGGGAAATGGATTTAGGGTTAAATCATGTAATCAAAAAATTTACCTTGCCTATTCATATTTCTGCACATTTACTTATTCCAATACCTGGTGGACAACAAGGACCTAGTGGTATTATAGTATGTTGTGAAAATTATTTGGTTTATAAAAAGTTAGATCATGAAGATGTATTCTGTTCATATCCAAGAAGACTTGAAATAAGtcaagataaaaatatttcaatagTTTGTTGGACTATgcatagaataaaaaaatttttttttatccttgcCCAGTCAGAATATGgagatttatataaaattgaaatgGATCATGAAGATGGTAttgtaaaacaaataatatgtaaatattttgataCAGTTCCTATTGCCAATTCGATATGTGTATTAAAATCTGGTTCACTTTTTGTAGCAGCAGAATTTggaaatcattttttttatcaattttcTGGAATAGGAGATGATAACAATGAAGCTATGTGTACATCTAATCATCCCATGGGCAAAAATGCAATCATAGCTTTTAAAACGCAGAAgttgaaaaatttatttttagtagATCAAATATATTCCCTCTCTCCAATATTagatatgaaaatattagatGCAAAAAATTCGAATTCttcacaaatatatactttatgtGGTAGGGGTCCTAGATCCTCGCTCCGTATTCTTCAACATGGATTAAGTATAGAAGAGCTAGCGGATAATGAATTACCAGGTAAACCCAAATACATATGGACAGTTAAGAAAGACAATGCAAGTGAATATGATGGATATATAGTAGTAAGTTTTGAAGGGAATACATTAATACTAGAAATAGGAGAAACAGTAGAAGAGGTATACGATAGTTTACTCTTAACAAATGTTACAAcgttacatataaatattttatatgacaACTCGTTTATTCAAGTGTACGATACTGGGATTAGACATATTAGAGGAAAGGTAGTACAAGAATGGGTATCtccaaaaaataaacagATAAAAGCAGCTTCATCAAATAATGCACAAATTGTTATATCCCTTAGTGGGGGTGAActcatttattttgaaatagaTCAATCACATACCTTAACGGAAATTTTtaggaaaaatttaaatgtgGAAGTTTTATGTTTGTCTATGCAACAAACTTCTGAGAATAGACTAAGAGCGAATTTCTTAGCTGTTGGTTGTTTAGACAATGTTGTAAGAGTCTTATCTattgaaaaagataaatattttaaacaacTGTCGACTTATATCTTACCGAATAACTCTTCACCACAAGATATATGCATTTCTGAAATGAAAGAATTAGGTAATGACAAAGAAAGGAATGTATTGTTTCTAAATATTGGATTGAACACAGGGGTATTGTTAAGAAGTATTGTTGATCCTATTGCAGGCACATTGAGTAATCATTACTCTAAATATTTAGGAGCAAAAAGTGTAAAAATTTGTCAtgttaatgtaaataaaaatccTGCTCTCTTAGTTCTCTGTGAAAAAACATATCTATGCTATGTACATCAAggaaaatatgtatacactcCTTTAAATTATGATATGTTAGAATAtgcttcttctttttattctgAACAATGTTCAGATGGATATGTAGCTATATCTGGAAATAGCTTACGAATCTTTAGATTTTACAGATTAGGTGAAGTGTTCagtcaaaatattttacatctTACCTTTACTCCGAGGAAGATTGTACCCTTGCCTTTCCCCTCTTTGTTTTATGACCATGATACGTCCATCGAAATAGAAACAAAGAGGGATATACGAATGCTAGCAGTCATCGAGGCAGATCATAATTCCTATGATGAAAACACACAAAAGGAAATTCAAAGAGCGTTAAAAGATATCAAGCTAGATGTGGACGATTCGAACAACAATAGTGGAGAACCGAATGTATTGTCCGATTCACATTCAAgtatggaaaaaaaaggagaagtTGAAGGAGAAGAAGAAGTAGAAGGAGAGGTAGAAGTAGAAGGAGAGATAGAAGTAGAAGTAGTggatggtaaaaaaaaaaaaaaaaaaaattccataAATGAGGGTGCTTCGGAGCAATGTGGTGAGAACAGTGATAAAGAGGAGGATGATGACGAAGAGGAACTATTGTATGACCGCATTGGTACGTTGAAAGCGGGGTACGGAAAATGGGGATCATGCATCAAAATTGTGAACCCGATAAATTTAGAAATTGTAGATAAAATAGCTCTAGAAATGGAGGAGGCAGCACTGAGTGTATGTGCATGTGAGTTAGAAGCATTACATTGTTTAATAGTAGGTACAACATCTAATAtgtctttaaaaaatagaactGTGCAAGCAGCTTCTTTACGTGTATATACTTATGATATAAACTATAAActaaatttattacatataacaCCGATAGAAGATCaacctttttccttttgccCATTCAATGGAAGACTTATAGCTTCTGTTggaaataaattaagaattTATGCAttagggaaaaaaaaattactaaaaaaatgtgaataCAAAGATATACCAGAAGCCATTGTATCTATCAAGGTTTCTGGGGATCGTATATTTGCATCTGACATAAGGGATTCtgtcttaatttttttttatgattctAATCAAAACACATTAAGATTAATTTCGGACGATATTATCCCCAGGTGGATTACCTGCTCTGAAATTCTTGATCATCACACTATCATGGCTGCGGACAAGTTCGATTCTGTATTTATCCTGCGG GTGCCCGAGGAAGCAAAGCAAGAAGAATATGGCATATCGAACAAGTGCTGGTATGGTGGGGAGATCATGAATGGTTCAAACAAGAATAGAAGG CTGGAGCATATTATGAGTTTCCATATCGGAGAGATAGTAACTTCTTTGCAAAAGGTCAGGATGTCACCTACCAGTAGTGAATGCATAATATACTCGACCATTATGGGAACTATCGGGGCTTTCATTCCGTATGATAATAAAGAAGAG CTGGAATTAACACAACACctagaaataattttaaggaCCGAGATGCCTCCACTTTGTGGTAGGGAGCACATATTTTTTCGCTCGTATTACCACCCTGTCCAG CTTAACAAACTAGTGTGTGTATATTATGTCAAACTTTCTCAGCACGTTGTCGACGGGGATTTATGTGAGCAGTTTTCAAGTTTATCATATGATGTTCAGAAAAAAGTTGCTGCAGATTTAGAGAGGACACCAGACGATATTTTAAGGAAATTGGAAGATATcagaaataaaatactttAG